The following coding sequences lie in one Paramormyrops kingsleyae isolate MSU_618 chromosome 15, PKINGS_0.4, whole genome shotgun sequence genomic window:
- the LOC111834861 gene encoding cytochrome P450 2J2-like isoform X2, translating into MWKKHRRFAGTYFKYFGEGKKTMELSIQQECVFLCQAMEDEQGGYFNPMVMLHNAVSNVICTLVLGHRFDYSDAKFQNLLRLNNECVYLSGSTLAQLYNLWPRLFDYLPGPHQTIFSNYDQITTVLKEEIAKHKKDWDPSDPRDFIDAYFGEMDKMAADSEAGFTTKSLVICTLDLFEAGTESAATTLRWCLVYMMKYPEIQKKVQAEIDRVIGQARQPCMADLPNMPYTDAVIHETQRFSDILPLGFPKMTSNDSTLGGYFIPKGTSITAIITSVLNDQSEWETPNTFNPGHFLDSQGRFRRRDAFYPFSAGLRACLGEQLARMELFLFFTFLLQRFTLSPPPGEEVDIDPLLGFTYFPKPYKMCAMPR; encoded by the exons ATGTGGAAGAAACACAGGAGGTTTGCGGGAACCTACTTTAAGTACTTTGGGGAAGGAAAGAAGACAATGGAGCTGTCCATCCAGCAGGAGTGTGTGTTCCTCTGTCAGGCCATGGAGGACGAGCAGG GCGGATACTTTAATCCAATGGTGATGCTACACAATGCCGTCTCCAATGTGATATGTACTCTGGTTTTGGGGCATCGCTTTGACTACAGTGATGCCAAGTTCCAGAATCTTCTACGTTTGAATAATGAGTGTGTCTATTTGTCGGGCAGCACTCTCGCTCAG CTATATAACCTCTGGCCAAGGCTATTTGACTATTTACCTGGACCTCACCAAACAATATTCTCCAACTATGACCAAATAACCACTGTCCTGAAAGAGGAAATAGCCAAACATAAGAAGGACTGGGACCCGTCTGATCCACGTGACTTTATCGATGCTTATTTTGGTGAGATGGATAAG ATGGCAGCTGATTCTGAAGCTGGGTTCACCACCAAGTCTCTGGTAATCTGCACTCTGGACCTGTTCGAGGCTGGGACAGAGTCTGCTGCCACCACGCTGCGCTGGTGCCTCGTCTATATGATGAAGTATCCAGAAATTCAGA AGAAAGTCCAGGCTGAGATTGACAGAGTGATCGGACAGGCGCGGCAGCCCTGCATGGCAGACCTGCCAAACATGCCGTACACCGACGCCGTCATCCACGAGACGCAGAGGTTCTCTGACATCTTGCCTCTGGGATTCCCCAAAATGACCAGCAATGACAGCACACTGGGGGGGTACTTCATACCAAAG GGGACGAGCATAACCGCGATCATTACCTCTGTACTGAATGATCAGAGCGAGTGGGAGACTCCGAACACCTTTAACCCGGGGCATTTCCTGGATTCCCAGGGCCGGTTTCGGAGACGGGACGCATTCTATCCTTTTTCAGCTG GACTAAGGGCGTGTCTGGGGGAGCAGCTGGCTCGGATGGAGCTCTTCCTGTTTTTCACCTTCCTTCTCCAGCGCTTCACCCTCTCTCCACCCCCTGGAGAAGAAGTTGACATAGATCCATTGCTTGGGTTCACCTATTTCCCAAAGCCCTACAAGATGTGTGCTATGCCTCGCTGA
- the LOC111834858 gene encoding cytochrome P450 2J2-like, translating into MTASVLWFFEWLGLRSVLTFLALFLTFGVLIKQKAPKNYPPGPWSLPFVGDLFRIDSSKAHLQFAEFAKQYGDIFSLRLGQNIVVVNGFKLVKEALLHHGENFADRPTLPLFEDVVHNNGLVNSNGYLWKQQRRFALSTLKNFGLGKKSLEPSIQMESTLLNEVIANTQGQPFDPQFIVNNAISNIICCLVFGDRFDYNDSYFQTLLKLVNEAIYLEGSIWFQMYNMFPWLMRRIPGPHKKILSHWETVISFIRLKIKEHQEDWDPSSPRDYIDSFLLEMEKWKDDVHAGFNEENLCYCTFDLFVAGTETTSTTLYWGLLYMIKYPDIQEKVQAEIDSVIGRSRQPSMADRPNIPYTDAVIHEIQRMGNIVPLNVVRLSMKDIELGGYTIPKGTTLLGTLDSVLFDETEWETPFTFNPGHFLDAEGKFRRRDAFLPFSAGKRVCPGEQLARMELFLFFTSLLQHFSFSAPPGMEPSLEFKLGITLCPKPYKLCATPR; encoded by the exons ATGACCGCCTCTGTGCTCTGGTTTTTTGAATGGCTCGGCCTCAGAAGTGTTTTAACGTTTCTCGCTTTGTTTTTAACATTCGGCGTCTTAATAAAACAGAAAGCCCCTAAAAATTACCCCCCCGGACCCTGGTCGTTGCCTTTTGTCGGCGATTTATTTCGTATCGACTCGTCAAAAGCCCACCTTCAGTTTGCTGAG TTTGCCAAGCAATATGGAGACATTTTCAGTCTTCGTTTGGGACAAAACATCGTTGTTGTGAACGGTTTTAAACTCGTCAAAGAAGCCCTACTTCACCACGGGGAAAACTTTGCAGATCGCCCAACGCTGCCTTTATTTGAAGATGTTGTGCATAAcaatg gttTGGTGAACTCCAATGGCTACCTATGGAAACAACAAAGAAGGTTTGCCCTCTCAACCCTGAAGAACTTTGGACTGGGCAAAAAGAGCCTTGAGCCCTCCATTCAGATGGAGAGCACGTTACTGAATGAGGTCATAGCCAATACACAAG GCCAACCATTTGACCCTCAGTTCATCGTGAACAATGCCATCTCCAACATCATCTGCTGTCTGGTGTTTGGGGATCGCTTTGACTACAATGACAGCTACTTCCAAACTCTGCTGAAGCTGGTGAATGAAGCTATCTATTTAGAAGGAAGCATTTGGTTTCAG ATGTATAATATGTTCCCCTGGTTGATGCGGAGAATCCCTGGTCCCCACAAGAAAATACTGTCACACTGGGAAACTGTGATCTCTTTCATACGGCTGAAAATTAAGGAGCACCAGGAAGACTGGGACCCATCATCTCCTAGAGACTATATTGACAGCTTCCTTTTGGAGATGGAAAAG TGGAAAGATGATGTTCACGCCGGATTTAATGAGGAGAACTTGTGTTACTGCACCTTTGATCTGTTCGTGGCTGGAACTGAGACTACATCTACTACGCTGTACTGGGGCTTGTTGTACATGATCAAATATCCAGACATACAAG AGAAGGTGCAGGCTGAGATAGACAGTGTGATTGGACGGTCACGTCAGCCCAGCATGGCAGACAGACCAAACATACCGTACACTGATGCTGTCATCCATGAGATACAGAGGATGGGCAACATTGTACCACTGAATGTTGTACGTTTATCCATGAAAGACATAGAGCTGGGAGGATACACAATTCCAAAG GGAACGACGCTGTTGGGGACTTTAGACTCTGTGCTCTTTGATGAGACTGAATGGGAGACTCCCTTCACCTTCAATCCTGGACATTTCCTGGATGCAGAGGGGAAGTTCAGGAGGAGAGATGCCTTCCTGCCCTTTTCAGCTG GGAAGAGAGTGTGTCCGGGGGAGCAGCTGGCCCGGATGGAGCTCTTCCTGTTCTTCACCTCCCTTCTCCAGCACTTCTCCTTCTCTGCACCACCAGGAATGGAGCCCAGTCTGGAGTTCAAATTGGGAATCACACTCTGCCCAAAACCCTACAAATTGTGTGCTACCCCCCGCTGA
- the LOC111834861 gene encoding cytochrome P450 2J2-like isoform X1 — protein sequence MILHTVLDCLDYRSILLFVFVFLLMADILKNRNPPNYPPGPWSLPFFGNILTDLEPKTMLKLAEKYGNVFSLRKGREKMVFVAGYKMAKEALVTQGENVVDRPDVPLFSKVFKGIGLIFSNGYMWKKHRRFAGTYFKYFGEGKKTMELSIQQECVFLCQAMEDEQGGYFNPMVMLHNAVSNVICTLVLGHRFDYSDAKFQNLLRLNNECVYLSGSTLAQLYNLWPRLFDYLPGPHQTIFSNYDQITTVLKEEIAKHKKDWDPSDPRDFIDAYFGEMDKMAADSEAGFTTKSLVICTLDLFEAGTESAATTLRWCLVYMMKYPEIQKKVQAEIDRVIGQARQPCMADLPNMPYTDAVIHETQRFSDILPLGFPKMTSNDSTLGGYFIPKGTSITAIITSVLNDQSEWETPNTFNPGHFLDSQGRFRRRDAFYPFSAGLRACLGEQLARMELFLFFTFLLQRFTLSPPPGEEVDIDPLLGFTYFPKPYKMCAMPR from the exons ATGATTCTTCACACAGTCTTAGACTGTCTGGATTACCGGAGCATTCTGCTCTTCGTATTTGTCTTCTTGTTGATGGCTGATATCCTGAAGAACAGGAATCCACCAAATTATCCGCCAGGACCTTGGTCCCTGCCCTTTTTTGGAAATATCTTAACGGATCTGGAACCAAAAACAATGTTGAAG CTTGCTGAAAAATATGGCAATGTTTTCAGTCTGAGGAAAGGCCGCGAAAAAATGGTGTTTGTAGCCGGATATAAAATGGCAAAGGAAGCGCTGGTCACTCAGGGTGAAAATGTTGTTGACCGTCCAGATGTCCCGCTTTTTAGTAAAGTTTTTAAAGGAATCG GCTTGATTTTCAGCAATGGATACATGTGGAAGAAACACAGGAGGTTTGCGGGAACCTACTTTAAGTACTTTGGGGAAGGAAAGAAGACAATGGAGCTGTCCATCCAGCAGGAGTGTGTGTTCCTCTGTCAGGCCATGGAGGACGAGCAGG GCGGATACTTTAATCCAATGGTGATGCTACACAATGCCGTCTCCAATGTGATATGTACTCTGGTTTTGGGGCATCGCTTTGACTACAGTGATGCCAAGTTCCAGAATCTTCTACGTTTGAATAATGAGTGTGTCTATTTGTCGGGCAGCACTCTCGCTCAG CTATATAACCTCTGGCCAAGGCTATTTGACTATTTACCTGGACCTCACCAAACAATATTCTCCAACTATGACCAAATAACCACTGTCCTGAAAGAGGAAATAGCCAAACATAAGAAGGACTGGGACCCGTCTGATCCACGTGACTTTATCGATGCTTATTTTGGTGAGATGGATAAG ATGGCAGCTGATTCTGAAGCTGGGTTCACCACCAAGTCTCTGGTAATCTGCACTCTGGACCTGTTCGAGGCTGGGACAGAGTCTGCTGCCACCACGCTGCGCTGGTGCCTCGTCTATATGATGAAGTATCCAGAAATTCAGA AGAAAGTCCAGGCTGAGATTGACAGAGTGATCGGACAGGCGCGGCAGCCCTGCATGGCAGACCTGCCAAACATGCCGTACACCGACGCCGTCATCCACGAGACGCAGAGGTTCTCTGACATCTTGCCTCTGGGATTCCCCAAAATGACCAGCAATGACAGCACACTGGGGGGGTACTTCATACCAAAG GGGACGAGCATAACCGCGATCATTACCTCTGTACTGAATGATCAGAGCGAGTGGGAGACTCCGAACACCTTTAACCCGGGGCATTTCCTGGATTCCCAGGGCCGGTTTCGGAGACGGGACGCATTCTATCCTTTTTCAGCTG GACTAAGGGCGTGTCTGGGGGAGCAGCTGGCTCGGATGGAGCTCTTCCTGTTTTTCACCTTCCTTCTCCAGCGCTTCACCCTCTCTCCACCCCCTGGAGAAGAAGTTGACATAGATCCATTGCTTGGGTTCACCTATTTCCCAAAGCCCTACAAGATGTGTGCTATGCCTCGCTGA
- the LOC111834862 gene encoding cytochrome P450 2J2-like, with translation MILQAVLDCLDFWSILLFVFIFLLMADILKNRNPPNYPPGPWSLPFLGNIFTDLESKTMMKLAEKYGNVFSLRKGSEKMVFVTGYKMMKEALVTQGQNLVDRPDIPLFNKVFKGIGLISSNGHMWKKHRRFAGTHFKNFGEGKKTMELFIQQECVFLCQAMEDEQGGYFNPMVMLHNAVSNVICTLVFGHRYDYSDAKFQNLLRLDNECIYLCSSARVQLYNLWPRLFDYLPGPHQTIFSNYDQITTFLKEEIAKHKKDWDPSDPRDFIDAYFGEMDKMAADSEAGFTTESLLISTLDLFEAGTESSATTLRWGLLFMMKYPEIQKKVQAEIDRVIGQARQPCMADRPNMPYTDAIIHETQRFSDILPLGFPKMTSKDSTLGGYFIPKGTSITPILTSVLNDKSEWETPNTFTPGHFLDSQGRFRRRDAFCPFSAGLRACLGEQLAQMELFLFFTSLLQHFTFAPPPGEVVDIEGVLGFTYFPKPYKMCATPR, from the exons ATGATTCTTCAAGCAGTCTTGGACTGTCTGGATTTCTGGAGCATTCTGCTCTTCGTCTTTATCTTCCTGTTGATGGCTGATATCCTGAAAAACAGGAATCCACCAAATTATCCACCAGGACCGTGGTCCCTGCCCTTTTTGGGAAACATCTTTACGGATCTTGAATCAAAGACAATGATGAAG CTTGCTGAAAAATATGGCAATGTTTTCAGTCTGAGGAAAGGCAGCGAAAAAATGGTGTTTGTAACTGGATATAAAATGATGAAAGAAGCCTTGGTTACTCAGGGACAAAATCTCGTCGATCGTCCAGATATCCCGCTTTTTAATAAAGTTTTTAAAGGAATTG GCTTGATTAGTAGCAACGGACACATGTGGAAGAAGCACAGGAGGTTTGCTGGGACCCACTTTAAGAACTTTGGGGAAGGAAAGAAGACGATGGAGCTGTTCATCCAGCAGGAGTGTGTGTTCCTCTGTCAGGCCATGGAGGACGAGCAGG GCGGATACTTTAACCCAATGGTGATGCTACACAATGCCGTCTCCAATGTGATATGTACTCTGGTTTTTGGGCATCGCTACGACTACAGTGATGCCAAGTTCCAAAATCTTCTACGCTTGGATAACGAGTGTATTTACTTGTGCAGCTCAGCTCGTGTTCAG CTATATAACCTCTGGCCAAGGTTATTTGACTATTTACCTGGACCTCACCAAACAATATTCTCCAACTATGACCAAATAACCACCTTCCTGAAAGAAGAAATAGCCAAACATAAGAAGGACTGGGACCCGTCTGATCCACGTGACTTTATCGATGCTTATTTTGGTGAGATGGATAAG ATGGCAGCTGATTCTGAAGCTGGGTTCACCACCGAGTCTCTGTTAATCTCCACTCTGGACCTGTTCGAGGCGGGGACAGAGTCTTCTGCCACCACGCTGCGCTGGGGCCTCCTCTTCATGATGAAGTATCCAGAAATTCAGA AGAAAGTCCAGGCTGAGATTGACAGAGTGATCGGACAGGCGCGGCAGCCCTGCATGGCAGACCGGCCGAACATGCCGTACACCGACGCCATCATCCACGAGACGCAGAGGTTCTCTGACATCTTGCCTCTAGGATTCCCCAAAATGACCAGCAAAGACAGCACACTGGGGGGGTACTTCATACCAAAG GGGACGAGTATAACCCCAATCCTTACCTCTGTACTGAATGATAAGAGCGAGTGGGAGACTCCGAACACCTTTACCCCGGGGCATTTCCTCGATTCCCAGGGTCGGTTTCGGAGACGGGACGCATTCTGTCCTTTTTCGGCTG GATTAAGGGCGTGTCTGGGGGAGCAGCTGGCTCAGATGGAGCTCTTCCTGTTCTTCACCTCCCTTCTCCAGCACTTCACCTTTGCTCCACCCCCTGGAGAAGTTGTTGACATAGAAGGAGTGCTTGGGTTCACCTATTTCCCAAAGCCCTACAAGATGTGTGCTACACCCCGCTGA